In Hallerella succinigenes, the following are encoded in one genomic region:
- a CDS encoding GAF domain-containing SpoIIE family protein phosphatase, with the protein MIYNILLSLFPLLSAFPLFMMLVELHGKRPAARQLPWLAFACYMVLWNSVFTRFMAEHPVLWTLNPIGDIFMMLSFMFLFVREENRKAVEPIRKSYRVRSIVAFLIYIVSNVVCFHILRPPVFLIPLIVGALVVFYFDRLYSSLSYYPKTRIHLVFYFFIISTFLVLPLFRLFFIAQIGYVFMCRYRNWIAHKDRMIVQHDEERKMNHKIVTKMGETVNDFSDLHESLQNFLTNLAQGIEAKSAAIYIWDEKEQLFRCSDIYGVFFPLVRGNEMSFTHVETLKEIALSQNISEHDNIVWECGMSRIGTYVPFASQDGRILSLGSRAANIRSLILEPLNFNQQLLGVLVVENKLYERYFSESDYYLVQNFAHYATMILKANEAVMERQNQARTQAELQLGFHIQSGLLPHKIPEFDGISLAGSMTPAKEIGGDYFDFLNLPNGNLGIVIGDVSGKGVPAGMVMTSLYAFLHAECRYFVNSYRALVRVNSDLAGHISETMFASLLFFEWNPRSKALHYTSCGHEHILHFKKMDNSLDTIKSGGIALGMIDDNSKIIREKSLIVRPGDTVLLYTDGVTETANEKREMFGLERLKAFVEKYQALSANEIRLALLEELKSFAHGAPQADDITILVMKF; encoded by the coding sequence GTGATTTATAATATCCTTCTTTCGCTGTTTCCGCTGCTCTCGGCGTTCCCGCTTTTCATGATGCTGGTGGAGCTTCATGGAAAACGTCCGGCTGCCCGCCAGCTGCCGTGGCTCGCCTTTGCGTGCTACATGGTTTTGTGGAACAGTGTGTTTACCCGTTTCATGGCAGAACATCCAGTCCTCTGGACGCTGAATCCAATCGGCGACATCTTTATGATGCTCTCCTTCATGTTCCTGTTTGTTCGGGAAGAAAACCGTAAAGCGGTGGAGCCGATCCGAAAATCTTACCGGGTGCGGTCGATTGTAGCGTTCTTGATCTATATCGTAAGCAATGTCGTCTGCTTCCACATTCTGCGTCCACCGGTATTTTTGATTCCGCTGATCGTCGGGGCTTTGGTCGTCTTCTATTTTGACCGCCTGTACTCGTCGCTGTCGTACTACCCGAAGACGCGGATCCATCTCGTATTCTACTTCTTTATCATCAGTACCTTCCTTGTTTTGCCGCTGTTCCGTTTGTTCTTTATTGCGCAGATTGGCTATGTGTTCATGTGCCGTTACCGCAACTGGATTGCACACAAGGACCGCATGATCGTGCAGCATGACGAAGAACGCAAGATGAATCACAAGATTGTGACGAAAATGGGCGAAACCGTGAACGACTTCTCGGATTTGCACGAATCCCTGCAGAACTTCCTCACGAACCTCGCCCAGGGTATCGAAGCGAAATCCGCCGCCATTTACATCTGGGACGAAAAGGAACAGCTCTTCCGCTGCTCGGATATTTACGGTGTCTTCTTCCCGCTTGTCCGTGGAAACGAAATGAGCTTTACCCACGTGGAAACGCTCAAGGAAATCGCTCTTTCGCAGAACATCAGCGAACACGATAACATCGTCTGGGAATGCGGCATGTCTCGAATCGGAACGTACGTGCCTTTCGCAAGCCAGGACGGTCGTATTCTTTCTCTCGGAAGCCGAGCCGCGAACATCCGCTCGCTCATCCTTGAACCGTTGAACTTTAACCAGCAGCTGCTAGGTGTCCTTGTTGTAGAAAACAAGCTTTACGAACGTTACTTCTCTGAAAGTGATTACTACTTGGTGCAGAACTTTGCCCACTATGCCACGATGATCCTCAAGGCGAACGAAGCCGTGATGGAACGTCAGAACCAGGCGCGAACCCAGGCGGAACTGCAGCTCGGCTTCCACATTCAGTCGGGACTTTTGCCGCACAAGATTCCGGAATTCGACGGTATTTCTTTGGCAGGCTCGATGACTCCGGCAAAGGAAATCGGAGGCGACTACTTCGACTTTTTGAATTTGCCGAACGGAAACTTGGGGATTGTCATTGGTGATGTTTCGGGTAAAGGCGTTCCAGCGGGCATGGTGATGACTTCGCTCTATGCCTTCTTGCATGCGGAGTGCCGTTACTTTGTGAATTCTTACCGAGCCCTTGTGCGTGTGAATTCGGACTTGGCGGGTCACATTTCCGAAACGATGTTCGCGTCTCTCCTCTTCTTTGAATGGAATCCGCGTTCGAAGGCTTTGCATTACACGAGCTGCGGTCACGAACACATTCTGCATTTTAAGAAGATGGACAATTCGCTCGATACCATCAAGAGCGGTGGAATTGCACTCGGTATGATCGATGACAACAGCAAGATCATTCGTGAAAAGTCCCTGATCGTGAGACCGGGCGATACCGTTTTGCTGTACACGGACGGTGTAACGGAAACGGCAAACGAAAAACGCGAAATGTTCGGCCTTGAACGCTTGAAGGCATTTGTCGAAAAGTACCAGGCTTTGTCTGCAAACGAAATCCGCTTGGCGCTTCTCGAAGAGCTCAAGTCCTTTGCTCACGGCGCACCGCAGGCAGACGATATCACGATTCTCGTGATGAAGTTCTAA
- the scpB gene encoding SMC-Scp complex subunit ScpB: MAVDVSKDSKENEEVSDLPKIESNEDLARIVQALVFASPDVVTLKKLKDIIGDFLDSKTVAEALRIANDNLNKIDSPFEIVEQAGGYRFRTRARYYPWVRKLFPDANLRRLSQAALETLSIVAYQQPITRAALEQVRGVSCDGPLKSLLEKKLIALGARAETVGNPYTYVTTDDFLKYFGINKIPQDLPRLREFQELLNSNEIVPNYAQNEKPDAPKPPESDPSQIELSMGTP, encoded by the coding sequence ATGGCAGTAGATGTATCCAAAGATTCTAAGGAAAACGAAGAAGTTTCCGATCTTCCGAAAATTGAGTCCAACGAGGATTTGGCGCGAATAGTCCAAGCCTTGGTTTTTGCATCGCCGGATGTGGTGACGCTTAAAAAATTGAAGGACATCATCGGGGATTTTCTCGATTCGAAAACCGTTGCAGAAGCTCTGCGCATTGCAAACGACAATCTGAACAAGATCGATTCTCCGTTTGAAATTGTGGAACAGGCGGGCGGTTACCGCTTTCGTACCCGTGCAAGATATTATCCGTGGGTGAGAAAGCTTTTCCCGGATGCGAATCTTCGCAGACTTTCGCAGGCAGCCTTGGAAACGCTTTCGATCGTCGCCTACCAGCAGCCGATTACCCGTGCAGCACTCGAACAAGTGCGCGGTGTTTCTTGCGACGGTCCGTTAAAGAGCTTGCTCGAAAAGAAGCTGATCGCTCTTGGCGCCCGTGCAGAAACCGTCGGAAACCCTTATACCTATGTAACGACAGACGATTTTTTGAAGTATTTCGGCATCAACAAGATTCCGCAAGACCTTCCGCGCCTTCGTGAATTCCAGGAACTGCTCAATTCAAACGAAATCGTTCCGAATTATGCGCAGAACGAAAAACCGGATGCGCCGAAACCGCCTGAATCCGATCCTTCGCAAATTGAACTTTCGATGGGGACCCCGTGA
- the mutS gene encoding DNA mismatch repair protein MutS encodes MSVTPLMKQYYEIKAQNPDCILFFRMGDFFELFESDAEIASKILGLTLTSRNNGASGATPLCGFPHHASDRYFPKMVAAGYKVAVCEQVEDPKLAKGIVKRAIVEVISAGTSMNDGNLDAKVANYLCAVLPQKNSIAFAFADVTTGYFAVSESPIQSFESEFARRMPKEVLVPQGVELPRSIAEFVRAECILVTSVEEDHYALQNAAEVLLNHFKMASVESLGLDGQDEKTRVAGAILWYLIDQKKSELSHITHLELLDLGDYMVLDPATLRNLELVRPLNADDPQSTLMYVLDYTVTAMGGRRLREWISHPLVSVKRIEERSEAVAELVSNPIVLDELKLALREILDMERLMGRVGSGRANARDLYGMGRSLSKAVKVAEALSSLKSPLFHDLAETLLAAEGKGDEILRMLNDDLPMTVREGGMIREGAAPELDQMNAEIKDRRDWIASLEARERERLGVNSLKVSYNKVFGYYIEVSKIHSDKIPPEYIRKQTTVNAERYITPEMKECETIISSAESRIHDLEYRIFCKLRESVNAERNELQDIAEALSEVDSFYSLAVAARKRCYTRAEVFDGTGVEIRGGFHPVIVAANPDLSFVPNDVSLSPDAHRMMLITGPNMAGKSTYLRQTGLIVLMAQIGSFVPAEYARIGVVDRIFTRVGASDRLSRGLSTFMVEMIETANILRNATDKSLVLLDEIGRGTSTFDGLSIAWAIFETLHDNEKRAAITLFATHYHEMTTLADSLEHAGNYQIAVREDGDKLIFLHKIIAGACDSSYGIHVAEMAGLPSEVVRRARKILLRLEKQQIDPSDSKHKQELKAQPQVDIFAPPDEDTQLLLEEIKRLKPEEMTPLQALQTLTELKEHYGK; translated from the coding sequence GTGAGTGTAACCCCGTTAATGAAGCAGTATTACGAGATCAAGGCCCAGAATCCCGACTGCATTCTCTTTTTCCGCATGGGCGACTTCTTCGAACTTTTCGAATCGGACGCCGAAATCGCTTCTAAAATATTGGGCCTGACCCTCACGAGCCGTAACAACGGAGCCTCGGGCGCAACGCCGCTCTGCGGATTTCCACATCACGCTTCGGACAGATACTTCCCGAAGATGGTCGCCGCAGGCTATAAAGTCGCTGTCTGCGAACAGGTTGAAGATCCAAAGCTCGCCAAGGGAATTGTCAAACGTGCGATAGTGGAAGTCATCAGCGCAGGAACCTCGATGAACGACGGAAACCTGGACGCCAAGGTGGCTAACTACCTCTGCGCCGTTTTACCGCAAAAGAATTCGATCGCATTCGCTTTTGCCGATGTGACGACCGGCTACTTTGCCGTTTCGGAATCGCCGATTCAGAGTTTTGAAAGCGAATTTGCTCGTCGGATGCCGAAGGAAGTGCTTGTTCCGCAGGGCGTGGAACTCCCGAGGTCCATTGCGGAATTTGTCCGCGCCGAATGCATTTTGGTGACGTCTGTCGAAGAAGATCACTACGCGCTCCAGAATGCGGCAGAAGTTCTGCTGAACCATTTCAAGATGGCGAGCGTCGAATCTCTCGGTCTCGACGGCCAAGATGAAAAGACCCGTGTCGCAGGCGCGATCCTTTGGTATTTGATCGACCAGAAAAAGTCCGAGCTTTCGCACATTACGCACCTCGAACTTTTGGACCTCGGCGATTACATGGTACTTGACCCCGCGACGCTCCGCAATTTGGAACTCGTGCGCCCGCTGAACGCCGACGACCCGCAGAGCACGCTCATGTATGTGCTGGATTACACGGTCACGGCGATGGGTGGCCGCAGGCTCCGAGAATGGATTTCGCATCCTCTCGTTTCGGTGAAGCGGATCGAGGAGCGCTCTGAAGCGGTCGCGGAACTTGTTTCGAACCCGATCGTTCTCGATGAATTGAAGCTTGCGCTCCGTGAAATTTTGGATATGGAACGCCTGATGGGTCGCGTGGGCAGCGGACGTGCAAATGCGCGCGACCTCTATGGAATGGGACGCTCCCTTTCCAAGGCGGTAAAGGTGGCGGAAGCCCTTTCAAGCTTAAAGTCGCCACTCTTCCACGATTTGGCAGAAACGCTTCTTGCGGCAGAAGGCAAGGGCGACGAAATTCTGCGTATGCTGAACGACGACCTTCCGATGACCGTGCGTGAAGGCGGCATGATCCGTGAAGGTGCCGCTCCAGAACTCGACCAGATGAACGCCGAAATCAAGGATCGCCGCGATTGGATCGCTTCCTTGGAAGCCCGTGAACGGGAACGCTTGGGTGTGAATTCGCTCAAAGTCAGCTATAACAAGGTTTTTGGCTATTACATCGAAGTTTCGAAAATTCATTCGGACAAGATTCCGCCGGAATACATTCGCAAACAGACGACGGTGAATGCGGAACGCTACATCACGCCCGAAATGAAGGAATGCGAAACGATCATTTCGAGTGCGGAAAGCCGCATCCACGATCTAGAATACCGCATTTTCTGCAAGCTCCGTGAATCGGTCAATGCCGAACGCAACGAACTGCAGGACATCGCGGAAGCGCTCTCCGAAGTGGATTCTTTCTATAGCCTGGCGGTCGCCGCTCGCAAGCGTTGCTACACCCGTGCCGAAGTCTTTGATGGAACGGGCGTCGAAATCCGCGGAGGATTCCACCCGGTCATCGTCGCTGCAAACCCGGACCTTTCCTTTGTGCCGAACGACGTTTCCCTTTCGCCGGATGCGCATCGCATGATGCTCATCACCGGTCCGAACATGGCCGGTAAATCGACGTACCTTCGCCAGACGGGACTGATTGTTCTTATGGCGCAGATCGGTTCGTTTGTGCCTGCGGAATACGCCCGTATAGGCGTCGTAGACAGAATCTTTACGCGTGTCGGTGCAAGCGATCGCCTGTCTCGAGGACTTTCCACGTTCATGGTAGAAATGATCGAAACGGCGAACATTTTGCGAAATGCGACCGATAAGAGCCTTGTGCTGCTTGATGAAATTGGTCGCGGTACAAGCACCTTCGACGGACTTTCAATTGCCTGGGCGATTTTTGAAACGCTCCACGACAACGAAAAACGTGCAGCGATTACGCTCTTTGCCACGCATTACCACGAAATGACGACTCTCGCCGATTCTTTGGAACATGCGGGCAACTACCAGATCGCGGTCCGTGAAGACGGCGACAAGCTGATCTTCTTGCACAAGATTATCGCCGGCGCTTGCGATTCGAGCTACGGTATCCATGTGGCGGAAATGGCGGGGCTTCCTTCCGAAGTCGTGCGCCGCGCCCGTAAGATCCTTCTGCGCCTCGAAAAGCAGCAGATCGATCCGAGCGATTCCAAGCACAAGCAGGAACTCAAGGCGCAGCCGCAGGTTGATATCTTTGCCCCGCCGGATGAAGATACTCAGCTTTTGCTCGAAGAAATCAAGCGTTTGAAACCGGAAGAAATGACTCCGCTCCAGGCGCTCCAGACTTTGACGGAACTGAAGGAGCATTACGGAAAGTAA
- a CDS encoding GH116 family glycosyl hydrolase: protein MTFDKYLESAKLHGNVKDLMTKGLAVEFIQPWYTPLTTTPATTGIAVGGIGSTYTVTPAGTTPVTGLIPGVQVRTENPNDMRLQNAFYRESVIDKKAPLAIRSFFEFCRKNQFYTLKDAQGNALFECKNEKETLKKVETVLADKKFWETNKDALLRWHTEFSPRTQAMIEAGITTSPEFNRAVLIDFFDGELGEKVESKGALTGAFGDETEFLGEKGYDAQKMDYTAEYPLSRTQYKGQKGVQITRYQYSYVLPNNERISSLPVSATRYELVNPTKQVREVTLVQMQENYCGYQVRKDRESVQDSSFVLVPAARDPMGVEFNSTLADGRMVKGVEFFNKNVLSESDFDGCMGISATWNPKDDVNVTTKPLFYRNDQKTVLAGALHSGRVSQTFVKNVYSGRETVAGAIVATIRLKPKAKATVQFNTVLDFAHIRFHGAQETLKKYTVFYPESFGRVQAMLSEALSFDAEFEKTFGEAYRALAPEKALAKLFPKDKKKQAEFRSLALNTLSFIPEATVWDKDDNFLVRECADYPFFNSLDVYFYGSFSLLALLPRLDGEVLKRFGDAILAENMTRRRHHEYVNHPYADLPQAKLEGPLAVTGAVIHDLGSPFVPHADAYDWHNVKEWKDLAPKYVLMVLRHYKFTGEKAVVDACKDAVYASMEYLEKMVAEGENFPLTHGTDDTFDNLSSNGISVYCGSLWIAGLRAAAKIAELEGDSARALDWNKKADEAEAEFHSALWDEKEGYFHFFATPIEAQDVNFENFDKVVEALADLVPLSGSDTQKLRELNDWLDFSEIPEDEELSKLELRKWKKTWLYSTAPEAFTDSFKAKIDLDSDDVFADSMLADTYLRLLDLKPITDEEKGARTLDRIFKTNYKKNSPLLGAANLVHKDGSPLDEFNFQAHDVWIGIQYSIASGLILHKNFDEARDLVESMVQNLYEEAKIPFAAPEGFNGSCRLHEDTLEKAGVSASAAKTLIAELVKKKALLPDQRIAPTLTTNLSSFKKSYGALAKKAKISEEDLFTLLHSTALKYTAGKYFRPGMVFALFEALNK, encoded by the coding sequence ATGACATTTGATAAATATCTCGAATCCGCCAAGTTGCACGGCAACGTGAAAGACTTGATGACCAAGGGTCTCGCCGTGGAATTCATTCAGCCGTGGTACACCCCTCTCACCACGACTCCGGCAACAACGGGTATTGCCGTCGGCGGTATCGGCAGCACATATACAGTGACTCCGGCCGGTACGACTCCGGTGACTGGCCTGATTCCGGGCGTTCAAGTCCGCACAGAAAACCCGAACGACATGCGCCTGCAGAACGCTTTCTACCGCGAATCCGTGATCGACAAGAAGGCTCCGCTCGCCATTCGCAGCTTCTTTGAATTCTGCCGTAAAAATCAGTTCTACACCTTGAAGGATGCACAGGGCAACGCTCTGTTCGAATGCAAAAACGAAAAGGAAACCTTGAAGAAGGTCGAAACCGTTCTCGCCGACAAGAAGTTCTGGGAAACGAACAAGGACGCTCTCCTCCGCTGGCACACGGAATTCAGTCCGCGCACGCAGGCGATGATCGAAGCCGGCATCACGACTTCCCCGGAATTCAACCGTGCTGTTCTCATCGACTTTTTCGACGGCGAACTCGGCGAAAAGGTCGAAAGCAAAGGCGCTCTTACCGGCGCATTCGGCGACGAAACCGAATTCCTCGGCGAAAAGGGCTATGACGCTCAGAAGATGGATTACACGGCAGAATATCCGCTTTCCCGCACCCAGTACAAGGGTCAGAAAGGCGTCCAGATTACCCGTTACCAGTACAGCTACGTTCTCCCGAACAACGAACGCATTTCGAGCCTTCCGGTGAGCGCCACCCGTTACGAACTCGTGAACCCGACAAAGCAAGTCCGCGAAGTGACGCTCGTGCAGATGCAGGAAAACTACTGCGGTTACCAGGTTCGCAAGGATCGTGAAAGCGTCCAGGACTCTTCCTTTGTGCTCGTCCCGGCCGCTCGTGATCCGATGGGCGTCGAATTCAATTCGACTCTCGCCGACGGTCGCATGGTGAAGGGTGTCGAATTCTTCAACAAGAACGTCCTTTCCGAAAGCGACTTCGACGGTTGCATGGGCATTTCCGCTACGTGGAATCCGAAGGACGATGTGAACGTCACCACGAAGCCTCTCTTCTACCGCAACGATCAGAAGACGGTTCTCGCAGGCGCCCTCCACAGTGGCCGCGTTTCGCAGACCTTCGTAAAGAACGTTTACAGCGGCCGTGAAACCGTCGCTGGTGCAATCGTCGCCACGATCCGTTTGAAGCCGAAGGCAAAGGCTACGGTCCAGTTCAACACGGTCCTCGACTTTGCACACATCCGCTTCCACGGTGCACAGGAAACTTTGAAGAAGTACACAGTCTTCTATCCGGAATCCTTTGGCCGCGTCCAGGCGATGCTCTCCGAAGCTCTAAGCTTTGACGCTGAATTCGAAAAGACCTTTGGTGAAGCTTACCGTGCACTCGCTCCAGAAAAGGCTTTGGCAAAGCTCTTCCCGAAGGACAAGAAGAAACAGGCGGAATTCCGCTCCCTTGCACTCAACACGCTGAGCTTTATTCCGGAAGCCACGGTCTGGGACAAGGACGACAACTTTCTCGTTCGCGAATGCGCGGACTATCCGTTCTTCAACTCTCTCGACGTTTACTTTTACGGCAGTTTCTCGCTCCTTGCCCTTTTGCCGCGTCTCGATGGCGAAGTGCTGAAGCGCTTTGGCGATGCAATCCTCGCTGAAAATATGACCCGCCGTCGTCACCACGAATATGTGAACCATCCGTATGCAGACCTTCCGCAGGCAAAGCTCGAAGGTCCTCTCGCCGTGACCGGCGCCGTGATTCACGACCTAGGAAGCCCGTTCGTTCCGCATGCCGACGCTTATGACTGGCATAACGTAAAGGAATGGAAGGATCTCGCTCCGAAGTATGTGTTGATGGTTCTCCGTCATTACAAGTTCACTGGTGAAAAGGCAGTCGTCGACGCTTGCAAGGACGCTGTCTACGCCAGTATGGAATATCTGGAAAAGATGGTCGCCGAAGGCGAAAACTTCCCGCTCACCCACGGAACGGACGACACCTTCGACAACCTTTCTTCGAACGGCATTTCCGTTTACTGCGGTTCCCTCTGGATCGCCGGTCTCCGCGCTGCGGCCAAAATCGCAGAACTCGAAGGCGATTCCGCACGTGCCCTCGACTGGAACAAGAAGGCCGACGAAGCGGAAGCCGAATTCCACTCCGCCCTCTGGGATGAAAAGGAAGGTTACTTCCACTTCTTCGCGACCCCAATCGAAGCGCAGGACGTGAACTTCGAAAACTTCGACAAAGTCGTGGAAGCTCTCGCCGACCTCGTCCCGCTTTCCGGCAGTGACACGCAGAAGCTCCGCGAACTGAACGACTGGCTCGACTTCAGCGAAATTCCGGAAGACGAAGAACTTTCGAAGCTTGAACTCCGTAAGTGGAAGAAAACCTGGCTTTACAGCACCGCTCCAGAAGCCTTCACGGATTCCTTCAAGGCAAAGATCGATCTCGATTCCGACGACGTCTTCGCCGACTCGATGCTCGCCGACACCTATCTCCGTCTCCTCGACTTGAAGCCGATTACCGACGAAGAAAAGGGCGCACGTACTCTCGACCGCATCTTCAAGACGAACTACAAGAAGAATTCCCCGCTGCTCGGTGCCGCAAACCTTGTTCACAAGGACGGTTCCCCGCTCGACGAATTCAACTTCCAGGCTCATGACGTTTGGATCGGTATTCAGTACAGCATCGCAAGCGGCCTCATTCTGCACAAGAACTTCGATGAAGCCCGTGACCTCGTGGAAAGCATGGTCCAGAACCTTTATGAAGAAGCGAAAATCCCGTTCGCTGCACCGGAAGGCTTCAACGGTTCCTGCCGTCTCCACGAAGACACTCTCGAAAAGGCTGGAGTTTCCGCTTCCGCAGCCAAGACGCTCATCGCCGAACTCGTGAAGAAGAAAGCCCTTCTCCCGGATCAGCGTATCGCTCCGACTCTCACGACGAACCTCTCTTCGTTCAAGAAGTCCTACGGCGCTCTTGCGAAGAAGGCTAAGATTTCGGAAGAAGACCTGTTCACGCTGCTCCACAGCACGGCACTCAAGTACACGGCCGGTAAGTATTTCCGTCCGGGCATGGTGTTCGCCCTGTTCGAAGCTCTGAACAAGTAA